A single genomic interval of Armigeres subalbatus isolate Guangzhou_Male chromosome 1, GZ_Asu_2, whole genome shotgun sequence harbors:
- the LOC134207519 gene encoding uncharacterized protein LOC134207519 translates to MGFQPTESDPCLYVRRENGSAAYILIYVDDMIIVTQTMEEFKTILKTLQEHFTVADLGDIRHFLGMEIENSPSGYKLNQETYIRRLTERFGMELAKPSKIPLDPGYLQKKEEMDQLPNNHDYMSLIGGLLYVAVHTRPDIAVSTSILAQKSSCPNSHDWTEAKRVLRYLYTTSNNKLHLGTSNEGLQMFDDADWAGDSHDRKSNSGVLIMFGGGLISWGSRSQSCVALSSTEADFVALAEGCQDTIIEGFVVNRSTQQFTEEQLVHLNDGLGYAVIQKSDMEQIMDMETAISRNIEQQDQNTARNIVANAIKEGQHGATNHDERRILKEKHESGQRQRRKSTEDHIGI, encoded by the exons ATGGGGTTCCAGCCAACAGAATCGGATCCGTGTTTGTACGTACGACGTGAAAATGGTTCTGCTGCGTACATTTTAATCTACGTCGACGACATGATCATTGTAACTCAGACaatggaggaattcaaaactaTTCTGAAAACTCTTCAAGAACATTTCACGGTGGCGGATCTTGGAGATATTCGTCATTTCCTTGGTATGGAGATCGAGAACAGCCCATCCGGATACAAGCTAAATCAGGAAACGTACATTCGAAGGTTGACAGAACGTTTTGGTATGGAACTAGCGAAACCGTCAAAGATACCACTTGACCCCGGCTACCTACAGAAGAAGGAGGAGATGGATCAGCTACCTAACAACCATGACTACATGAGCTTGATTGGAGGTCTCCTGTACGTAGCTGTACACACGCGACCAGATATCGCCGTCAGCACATCGATTTTGGCACAAAAATCAAGCTGCCCAAATTCGCATGACTGGACTGAAGCCAAGCGAGTATTACGATATTTGTATACCACCAGCAACAACAAGCTACATCTAGGTACTTCAAATGAAGGATTGCAGATGTTCGACGATGCAGACTGGGCTGGTGATTCTCACGACAGGAAGTCAAACTCTGGTGTACTCATTATGTTCGGAGGAGGATTAATTTCCTGGGGCTCACGCTCACAATCATGCGTTGCATTAAGCTCAACTGAAGCGGATTTCGTGGCGCTCGCTGAAGGCTGCCAAGA TACGATCATCGAGGGATTCGTCGTTAACCGTTCAACACAGCAGTTCACGGAGGAACAGCTAGTCCACCTAAACGATGGATTGGGATATGCGGTAATACAAAAATCGGACATGGAACAGATCATGGATATGGAGACTGCAATCTCCCGCAATATCGAGCAACAGGATCAGAATACAGCCAGGAACATCGTAGCAAACGCCATCAAAGAAGGACAACACGGAGCAACGAACCATGACGAGAGAAGGATTTTGAAGGAGAAACATGAAAGCGGACAAAGGCAACGCagaaaatcaacggaggaccatatAGGCATTTAA